The Roseimicrobium gellanilyticum DNA segment TTCGGCATCGCCCAGGCGCAGTCGATTCTCGAGTTCTTCCTCGAGGGTACAAAAGGCAAGGTCGCCACGCTGCTCGTGATTGTGGTCGCGCTCATGTTCCGCCCGCAGGGTCTCTTCCCCAGCAAGGTGCGCGCACACTGATGCCGGGTCATTCCACCATCCACTTCTGATATACCTCACACCACCTTGATGTTGTCATGACTACTGCATTCCGAACGTTGTTCAAAAACCGGGGGGAGGCCATCGCCTTCGCGCTCTTTGCGGCCCTCATCCTCGTGGTCCTTCCTCTGGTGCTGCCCATCTTCCGCCTGAACCTGGTGGGCAAGTACCTGACCTTTGGCTTCGTCGCCATCGGTCTGGTACTGCTCTGGGGACGCTGCGGCATTCTGAGTTTGGGACAGGGCGTATTCTTCGGCCTCGGCGGCTATGCCATGGCGATGTTCCTGAAGCTGGAGGCCTCTGACCCACAGAGCACCGCCATTCAGAGCACGCCGGGCATTCCGGACTTCATGGACTGGAACCAGCTCACGGCGCTGCCGTGGTTCTGGGAGCCGTTCAAGAGCTTTACCTTCACCACCTTCGCTGTGTTCCTGCTGCCGGGCATCATCGCCTTCATCATCGGCTGGGCCATGTTCCGCAGAAGGGTGGGGGGCGTGTACTTCGCCATCATCACGCAGGCCATGGCGCTCATCATGTCCCTCGGCATTGATGGCAACCAGGGTTACACCGGTGGCAGAAACGGCATCACCGACCTGAGGACGCTGATGGGCTGGGACATCCGGACCACGGGCGCGCAGTACACGCTCTACTTCGTGTGTGTGGCTCTGCTCATCCTCGCCGCGCTCTTTGCGAAGTATGTAATCAACACCCGCACCGGTCGCGTACTCATGGCCATTCGTGACCGTGAGGAGCGTGTGCGCTTCTCCGGGTACAATGTGGCCATCTTCCGCACGTTTGTGTTCACCATCGCTGCGATGCTCTCCGGTCTGGGTGGCGCGCTCTTCGTGCTCCAGGTGGGCTTCATGTCCCCTTCCATCATCGGCATTGTGCCTTCGATTGAGATGGTCATCTTCACCGCGGTGGGAGGCAGGCTCTCGGTGATTGGCGCCGTGCTCGGCTGTCTCATCGTGAACTTCGGCAAGACGGCCTTCTCTGAAGCCTATCCCGATGCCTGGCTCTACCTCATGGGAGGCACCTTCATAGCCGTGGTGATGTTCTTTCCGGATGGTCTCGCCGGCATCCTCGACAAATCCAAGGGGTTCAAGGAAAAGCTCGCCATTCTCGGGGGCAAGACCGCGGGACTCATTCGCGGCATGAAGAAAGCCGCGGCCACCCCAGCCACTGCCGCCGCCACGCCTGCTGGCTCCACTGAAATCCACAACCGCGCAGACTGATTTACCTCTATGATGCCGAACGAAAACTTTGTGCTGGAGGTGGAAGACCTCGGCGTGTCCTTCGATGGATTCAAGGCGGTGGATGGATTCAACTTCTACCTGACCCGAAACTCCGTCCACGTCATCATCGGCCCCAATGGAGCTGGTAAGACCACGGTCTTGGACCTCATCTGCGGAAAGACACGAGCCACCACCGGCAGTGTGAAGTTCAAGGACAAGAACATCCGCGGCAATCGTGAGTACCGCATCGTGCGCCAGGGAATCGGAAGGAAATTCCAGACGCCCTCTATCTACGAGAACCTCACGGTGCTGGAGAATCTGGAGCTCTCGCATCCCAAGGGTCGCGGCGTTTTCAGCTGCTTCTTCTACCGGCGCAAACCGGATATCATGCAGATGTGCCTGGATGTCGCGAAGGAGATTGGCCTGGAGGACAAGCTGGAGACCGAGGGCGGCATCCTCAGCCACGGACAGAAGCAGTGGCTGGAGATTGGCATGCTGCTCATGCAGAATCCGGAGATCATCATGCTGGATGAACCCGTGGCCGGCATGAGCGTGAAGGAGCGCGAAGCCACCTCCAAACTCATCCGCAAAATCTGCCAGAACCGCTCGGTCATCGTCATCGAGCACGACATGGAGTTCGTGAAGGAAATCGCCGATCGCGTCACGGTCATGCACATGGGCAAGGTCCTCTCCGAGGGCTCCATGGAGACCGTGCAGAGCGACCCCAAGGTCATCGAGGTCTACATCGGCCACTGATACATCATCTTATCCTAGAAACCATCCCATCATGTTTGATGTCAAAAATCTCAAGGTTGCCTACGGGCAGAGTGTGGTCATCCCGGACCTGAGCTTCAGCGCCGCTGAGAGCGAGATTCTGGGAATCGTGGGCCGCAACGGCATGGGGAAGACGACCCTCTTCCGCAGCCTCATTGGCATGATTCCCACGGTGGATGGCACCGTCACCATCAAGGGCAAGGAAATCACGCACAAGCCCTCCTACAAGCGCGTGTCCGAGGGGGTGGCCTTCGTGCCGCAGGGGCGCATGATCTTCCCGTATCTCTCGGTGTATGAGAACCTCATCTCCGGGGTGAAAGGCGGCGTGAGCGAGGAGGCGGTGAATGAAATCTATGCTCTCTTCCCCGTGCTGCGGGACATGAAGAACCGCAAGGGTGGCAACCTCTCCGGTGGCCAGCAGCAGCAGCTGGCCATCGGTCGCGCGCTGATGACGAACCCCAGCGTGCTCCTTCTCGATGAACCGACCGAAGGCATCCAGCCCTCCATCATTAAGGACATCTCCAAGAGCCTCCGCGAGATTCGTGACATGAAGAAGCTCACCATTATCGTGAGTGAGCAGGTCCTCTCCTTCGTGCTCGACACCTGCGACCGCATCGCGGTGATCGACAAGGGCAAGCTCATTCGCGAGGACAAACGCGACGCGGTCGATGCCGCCAAGATCAAGGCCATGCTCGCGGTGTGATGAGGTGCAGTGATGCCTCATCCCAGGTCCCGTCTGGGCGCCGCCATCCCAATTTGCCAAGCCAAAAACCACAACATCAGCACACGCTATGAAAACACTGATCAAAGTAGACCTCAACGCTTCGCCTGAATCCCA contains these protein-coding regions:
- the urtC gene encoding urea ABC transporter permease subunit UrtC, translated to MTTAFRTLFKNRGEAIAFALFAALILVVLPLVLPIFRLNLVGKYLTFGFVAIGLVLLWGRCGILSLGQGVFFGLGGYAMAMFLKLEASDPQSTAIQSTPGIPDFMDWNQLTALPWFWEPFKSFTFTTFAVFLLPGIIAFIIGWAMFRRRVGGVYFAIITQAMALIMSLGIDGNQGYTGGRNGITDLRTLMGWDIRTTGAQYTLYFVCVALLILAALFAKYVINTRTGRVLMAIRDREERVRFSGYNVAIFRTFVFTIAAMLSGLGGALFVLQVGFMSPSIIGIVPSIEMVIFTAVGGRLSVIGAVLGCLIVNFGKTAFSEAYPDAWLYLMGGTFIAVVMFFPDGLAGILDKSKGFKEKLAILGGKTAGLIRGMKKAAATPATAAATPAGSTEIHNRAD
- the urtD gene encoding urea ABC transporter ATP-binding protein UrtD; the protein is MPNENFVLEVEDLGVSFDGFKAVDGFNFYLTRNSVHVIIGPNGAGKTTVLDLICGKTRATTGSVKFKDKNIRGNREYRIVRQGIGRKFQTPSIYENLTVLENLELSHPKGRGVFSCFFYRRKPDIMQMCLDVAKEIGLEDKLETEGGILSHGQKQWLEIGMLLMQNPEIIMLDEPVAGMSVKEREATSKLIRKICQNRSVIVIEHDMEFVKEIADRVTVMHMGKVLSEGSMETVQSDPKVIEVYIGH
- the urtE gene encoding urea ABC transporter ATP-binding subunit UrtE, with the translated sequence MFDVKNLKVAYGQSVVIPDLSFSAAESEILGIVGRNGMGKTTLFRSLIGMIPTVDGTVTIKGKEITHKPSYKRVSEGVAFVPQGRMIFPYLSVYENLISGVKGGVSEEAVNEIYALFPVLRDMKNRKGGNLSGGQQQQLAIGRALMTNPSVLLLDEPTEGIQPSIIKDISKSLREIRDMKKLTIIVSEQVLSFVLDTCDRIAVIDKGKLIREDKRDAVDAAKIKAMLAV